The following coding sequences are from one Saccopteryx bilineata isolate mSacBil1 chromosome 3, mSacBil1_pri_phased_curated, whole genome shotgun sequence window:
- the LCK gene encoding tyrosine-protein kinase Lck, with translation MGCGCSSNPEDDWMENIDVCENCHYPIVPLDGKATLPIRNGSEVRDPLVTYEEDSKPPASPLQDNLVIALHSYEPSHDGDLGFEKGEQLRILEQNGEWWKAQSLTTGQEGFIPFNFVAKANSLEPEPWFFKNLSRKDAERQLLAPGNTHGSFLIRESESTAGSFSLSVRDFDQNQGEVVKHYKIRNLDKGGFYISPRITFPDLHELVRYYTNASDGLCTRLSRPCQTHKPQKPWWEDEWEVPRETLKLVERLGAGQFGEVWMGYYNGHTKVAVKSLKQGSMSPDAFLAEANLMKQLQHQRLVRLYAVVTQEPIYIITEYMENGSLVDFLKTPAGIKLTINKLLDMAAQIAEGMAFIEERNYIHRDLRAANILVSDTLSCKIADFGLARLIEDNEYTAREGAKFPIKWTAPEAINYGTFTIKSDVWSFGILLTEIVTHGRIPYPGMTNPEVIQNLERGYRMVRPDNCPEALYHLMMLCWKEHPEDRPTFDYLRSVLEDFFTATEGQYQPQP, from the exons ATGGGCTGTGGCTGCAGCTCAAACCCTGAAGATGACTGGATGGAAAACATCGATGTCTGTGAGAATTGCCATTACCCCATAGTCCCACTGGATGGCAAGGCCACG CTGCCCATCCGGAATGGCTCTGAGGTGCGGGATCCACTGGTCACCTACGAGGAGGACTCCAAACCCCCAGCTTCCCCACTGCAAG ACAACCTGGTTATCGCCCTGCACAGCTATGAGCCCTCTCACGATGGAGACCTGGGCTTCGAGAAGGGTGAACAGCTCCGTATCCTGGAGCA GAACGGCGAGTGGTGGAAGGCGCAATCTCTGACCACCGGCCAGGAAGGTTTCATCCCCTTCAACTTCGTGGCCAAAGCGAACAGCCTGGAGCCCGAACC CTGGTTCTTCAAGAACCTGAGCCGCAAAGACGCAGAGCGCCAGCTCCTGGCTCCCGGGAACACGCATGGGTCCTTCCTGATCCGGGAAAGCGAGAGCACCGCGG GATCGTTTTCCTTGTCCGTCCGGGACTTCGACCAGAACCAGGGAGAGGTGGTGAAACATTACAAGATCCGTAACTTGGACAAAGGAGGCTTCTACATCTCCCCCCGTATCACTTTTCCCGACCTGCACGAACTGGTCCGCTATTACACCA ATGCTTCAGACGGGCTATGCACGCGGTTGAGCCGCCCCTGCCAGACCCACAAGCCCCAGAAGCCATGGTGGGAGGATGAGTGGGAGGTTCCCAGGGAGACGCTGAAGCTGGTGGAGCGGCTGGGGGCTGGCCAGTTCGGGGAAGTGTGGATGG GATATTACAACGGGCACACGAAAGTGGCAGTGAAGAGCCTGAAGCAAGGCAGCATGTCACCCGACGCCTTCCTGGCCGAAGCCAACCTCATGAAGCAGTTGCAACACCAGCGGCTGGTCCGACTGTACGCTGTGGTCACCCAGGAGCCCATCTACATCATCACGGAATACATGGAGAATG GGAGCCTGGTGGATTTTCTCAAGACCCCGGCAGGCATCAAGCTGACCATCAATAAACTCTTGGATATGGCAGCCCAA ATTGCAGAGGGGATGGCCTTCATTGAAGAGCGTAATTATATCCACCGTGACCTGAGGGCTGCCAACATCCTGGTGTCTGACACCCTGAGCTGCAAGATAGCGGATTTTGGTCTAGCACGCCTCATTGAGGACAATGAGTACACAGCCAGGGAGG GGGCCAAGTTTCCCATTAAGTGGACAGCACCAGAAGCCATTAACTATGGGACCTTCACTATCAAGTCGGACGTGTGGTCTTTCGGGATCCTGCTGACGGAGATTGTCACCCATGGCCGCATTCCTTACCCAG GTATGACTAATCCTGAAGTGATTCAGAACCTGGAGCGAGGCTACCGCATGGTGCGACCTGACAACTGTCCGGAGGCGCTGTACCATCTCATGATGCTGTGCTGGAAGGAGCACCCGGAGGACAGGCCTACCTTTGACTACCTGCGCAGTGTGCTGGAGGACTTCTTCACAGCCACGGAGGGCCAGTACCAGCCCCAGCCCTGA